In a single window of the Campylobacter iguaniorum genome:
- the gatC gene encoding Asp-tRNA(Asn)/Glu-tRNA(Gln) amidotransferase subunit GatC: MQIDDKMLDKLEKLSAFKIPEGNREEFKSQLGNIVDFVEVLNELDLDNVEAAVSTISGGTPFREDTPVAGDVIDIILQNAPKKEDRYFEVPKIIE, translated from the coding sequence ATGCAAATAGATGATAAAATGCTAGATAAACTAGAAAAACTTAGTGCGTTTAAAATACCAGAAGGAAATCGCGAAGAATTCAAAAGTCAGCTTGGAAATATAGTTGATTTTGTCGAGGTTCTAAATGAATTAGATTTGGATAATGTAGAAGCTGCAGTAAGTACTATAAGTGGCGGAACTCCATTTAGAGAGGACACTCCAGTAGCCGGAGATGTTATAGATATAATTTTGCAAAATGCACCTAAAAAAGAAGATAGGTATTTTGAAGTTCCAAAAATCATTGAGTAA